One window of Cohnella hashimotonis genomic DNA carries:
- a CDS encoding sensor histidine kinase, with product MVWRHIGEAVLFSLGIGFVVIYLLESQGLAAPFESWSTVITFGLTAVGVLIVAGVGFGLFRSLPTRSRIEQMRHTLLLMERGSPVQPQPNMGKDEIGLLAEQLVRFSRKWEEQVASLQRLSTNNTELAAKARMSAVVEERQRLARELHDAVSQQLFAISMTATAVGRTMDQDFERARRQIALIEEMSSVAQSEMRALLLHLRPVHLEGKRLSQAVPELVKEMRAKVDIDISLDMDEDLPLNKGIENHLFRMVQEALSNTLRHARANKMDIALHRRGDTVRLAIRDDGVGFDLQEKKHASYGIVSMEERVNELGGSLNIASAPGKGTRIEIRVPIMTEERGWEDDGATADQSAAGR from the coding sequence ATGGTCTGGCGTCATATCGGCGAAGCTGTTTTGTTCTCCCTCGGGATCGGCTTCGTCGTCATTTACCTGTTGGAAAGCCAGGGTCTCGCGGCTCCGTTCGAGTCGTGGTCGACCGTCATCACCTTCGGCCTTACCGCAGTCGGCGTCCTCATCGTGGCGGGCGTCGGCTTCGGTTTGTTCAGGAGCCTGCCGACGCGCAGCCGCATCGAGCAGATGCGCCATACGCTGCTGCTGATGGAGCGGGGGAGCCCGGTGCAGCCGCAGCCGAACATGGGCAAGGACGAGATCGGGCTGCTCGCCGAACAGCTCGTTCGCTTCAGCCGCAAGTGGGAGGAGCAGGTAGCCTCGCTGCAGCGCTTGTCCACCAACAATACGGAGCTTGCGGCCAAGGCGCGCATGAGCGCCGTCGTCGAGGAGCGGCAGCGGCTCGCGCGCGAGCTGCACGACGCGGTCAGCCAGCAGCTGTTCGCCATCTCGATGACGGCCACGGCCGTCGGACGGACGATGGACCAGGACTTCGAGCGGGCGCGTCGCCAGATCGCCCTCATCGAGGAGATGTCCTCGGTCGCCCAGTCCGAGATGCGGGCGCTGCTGCTGCACCTGCGCCCCGTCCATCTGGAGGGCAAGCGATTGTCGCAGGCGGTGCCGGAGCTGGTGAAGGAGATGCGGGCCAAAGTCGATATCGATATCTCGCTCGATATGGACGAAGACCTTCCGCTGAACAAAGGCATCGAGAATCATTTGTTCCGCATGGTGCAAGAAGCGCTGTCCAATACGCTTCGTCATGCCCGGGCGAACAAAATGGACATCGCCTTACATAGACGGGGAGACACCGTCAGGCTGGCGATCCGGGACGACGGCGTGGGATTCGATCTTCAAGAGAAGAAGCACGCTTCGTACGGAATCGTCAGCATGGAAGAGCGGGTGAACGAGCTTGGCGGTTCACTGAATATCGCCAGCGCGCCGGGCAAGGGCACGCGCATCGAGATCCGGGTGCCGATCATGACGGAAGAGAGAGGGTGGGAAGATGACGGAGCAACTGCCGATCAAAGTGCTGCTGGTCGATGA
- the liaF gene encoding cell wall-active antibiotics response protein LiaF, whose product MRNLNLSKKSLVFIAAGLYLAVGAIAGFATVNAAILLWLGIERYRQDRSRLSVAVIAVSAIVLVVNQIGLVLAIGLILASIYYLRVKPSPGAGYVSRPRLILSMRQDRPGWVLRSMGCWHLYGEVRLDLSGVVPEDNATNVVLQGIVGDIEIVVPEDYGVQIEANVLLGQVTVDGQGDGGMMRRISWSTPGYTRQDQQIKLQFNYIVGNIRIRPI is encoded by the coding sequence ATGAGAAACCTGAACTTGTCCAAAAAGTCGCTGGTGTTCATCGCCGCCGGACTCTATCTGGCCGTCGGCGCCATCGCGGGCTTCGCGACGGTCAACGCGGCCATCCTGTTATGGCTCGGCATCGAGCGCTACAGGCAGGACCGCAGCCGGCTGTCGGTCGCGGTCATCGCCGTCAGCGCGATCGTGCTGGTCGTCAACCAGATCGGTCTCGTGCTCGCCATCGGATTGATCCTCGCGTCAATCTATTATTTGCGCGTCAAGCCCTCGCCGGGCGCCGGATACGTCAGCAGGCCCAGGCTCATTCTGAGCATGAGGCAGGACCGGCCCGGCTGGGTCCTCCGATCGATGGGCTGCTGGCATCTGTATGGCGAGGTCAGGCTGGATCTGAGCGGCGTCGTGCCCGAGGACAATGCGACGAACGTCGTCTTGCAAGGCATCGTCGGCGATATCGAGATCGTCGTGCCCGAGGACTACGGGGTGCAGATCGAGGCGAACGTGCTGCTCGGCCAGGTGACGGTCGACGGTCAAGGGGACGGCGGCATGATGCGGCGCATATCGTGGAGCACGCCCGGCTACACGCGTCAGGATCAGCAGATCAAACTGCAATTCAACTATATTGTCGGCAACATTCGTATCCGGCCGATCTGA
- a CDS encoding PspA/IM30 family protein encodes MGVFQRMKDMTKASVHELLDKLEDPVVMLNQYIRDMEVEIRDAEVTVARQMAAERRLKQRLDEAVRISAERIGQAEQALLSGNEGIARKLLEEKVYYEGQAGSLQELHSQASAQVAELTSQLHEMKEEFYKLRNKRNELAARAQMAKARKQLAQSSQTHTIESGNASRGFYRMEEKILQLEAEADVARLPGAPFGGVSVAPSSVDPAKAMKVDQELAALKSRIAPPSASAE; translated from the coding sequence ATGGGCGTATTTCAAAGAATGAAGGACATGACGAAGGCATCGGTGCACGAGCTGCTGGACAAACTGGAAGATCCGGTCGTAATGCTCAACCAGTATATTCGCGACATGGAAGTGGAAATTCGCGACGCCGAAGTGACGGTAGCGCGTCAGATGGCGGCAGAGCGCCGGCTGAAGCAGCGTCTCGACGAAGCGGTCCGCATCTCCGCGGAGCGAATCGGCCAAGCTGAGCAAGCGCTGCTCTCGGGCAATGAAGGCATCGCCCGCAAGCTGCTCGAGGAGAAGGTCTACTACGAAGGCCAGGCAGGCAGCCTGCAAGAGCTGCACAGCCAAGCGAGCGCGCAGGTCGCCGAGCTGACAAGCCAGCTGCACGAGATGAAGGAAGAGTTCTACAAGCTGCGCAACAAGCGCAACGAGCTGGCCGCCCGCGCTCAAATGGCCAAGGCGCGCAAGCAGCTGGCGCAATCGAGCCAGACGCATACGATCGAGAGCGGCAACGCTTCCCGCGGCTTCTACCGGATGGAGGAGAAAATTCTGCAGCTGGAAGCCGAAGCCGATGTAGCCCGCCTGCCGGGCGCGCCGTTCGGCGGCGTATCCGTCGCGCCGTCCTCCGTCGATCCGGCCAAGGCGATGAAGGTCGACCAAGAGCTGGCGGCGCTCAAGAGCCGCATCGCGCCTCCGTCCGCTTCGGCCGAATAA
- a CDS encoding PspC domain-containing protein, which produces MRKLYRSTRDRKLFGVCAGLADYLGVDATLLRILLVIVTVFSGGTVLFVYIIAGFIIPRDSDFGGGSAFGGPQAGHGGWAPPPHNGGWTPPQQRPPAPPASSWNSGAAWPGPGPAAPAARPAPQAAAPSSQASSTLDAMMEDIEKKALKKEIEELKARITKFEQQSKGE; this is translated from the coding sequence ATGCGCAAGCTGTATAGATCGACCCGCGACCGCAAGCTGTTCGGGGTGTGCGCGGGACTCGCCGATTACCTCGGCGTCGACGCGACGCTGCTGCGAATCCTGCTCGTCATCGTGACCGTCTTCTCCGGAGGCACCGTGCTGTTCGTCTATATCATCGCCGGGTTCATCATTCCCCGCGATTCGGACTTCGGCGGCGGCAGCGCCTTCGGCGGCCCGCAAGCAGGACATGGCGGCTGGGCCCCTCCCCCTCATAACGGCGGCTGGACGCCCCCGCAACAACGTCCGCCGGCACCGCCCGCTTCTTCCTGGAACTCCGGCGCCGCTTGGCCCGGTCCAGGTCCTGCCGCACCCGCAGCAAGGCCCGCCCCCCAGGCGGCCGCTCCATCCTCGCAAGCGTCGTCGACGCTGGACGCGATGATGGAGGATATCGAGAAGAAGGCGCTCAAGAAGGAAATCGAAGAACTGAAGGCCCGCATCACCAAATTTGAACAACAATCGAAGGGAGAATAA
- a CDS encoding PspA/IM30 family protein, with protein MSVVKRVRDITVATLNERLDNAEDPVKLIDQFLWSTHQEICQCEVLQRQYAAHTDQMHKQLKDAQLWAQRREEQALTALKAGEENAAKLALADKVAHEERAERYQGLYEQSRGELLELEQLLQELRDEYRSVYDRRQFYIARMESLKLQQRLNARFAPGSTDPSQMLRKVDDRLTDMELETKSLRDLRRMGQELVYQAGTVVSQAVDRELQNLKRKLEQGG; from the coding sequence ATGAGCGTAGTCAAACGAGTGCGGGACATAACGGTCGCAACGCTGAACGAAAGACTGGACAACGCGGAGGACCCCGTAAAGCTCATCGATCAGTTCCTCTGGTCGACGCATCAGGAAATCTGCCAGTGCGAGGTGCTGCAGCGGCAATACGCCGCTCACACCGACCAGATGCACAAGCAGCTGAAGGACGCGCAGCTATGGGCGCAGCGCCGCGAGGAACAGGCGCTGACCGCGCTGAAGGCAGGCGAGGAGAACGCCGCGAAGCTGGCGCTCGCCGACAAGGTCGCCCACGAAGAACGGGCGGAGCGTTATCAAGGCTTGTACGAGCAGAGCCGCGGCGAGCTGCTGGAGCTGGAGCAGCTGCTGCAGGAGCTGCGGGACGAATACCGCAGCGTGTACGACCGCAGGCAGTTCTACATCGCTCGAATGGAGTCGCTGAAGCTGCAGCAAAGGCTGAACGCCCGCTTCGCACCCGGGAGCACCGATCCTTCGCAAATGCTGCGCAAGGTGGACGACCGGCTGACGGACATGGAACTGGAGACCAAGAGCCTCAGAGATTTGCGGCGCATGGGCCAGGAACTCGTGTACCAGGCCGGCACGGTGGTCTCGCAAGCCGTGGACCGCGAGCTGCAAAATCTGAAGCGCAAATTGGAACAAGGAGGGTAA